One genomic region from Bacillus sp. SLBN-46 encodes:
- the gyrA gene encoding DNA gyrase subunit A has translation MAETPSSQIKEINISQEMKSSFLDYAMSVIVSRALPDVRDGLKPVHRRILYAMHDLGMHSDKPYKKSARIVGDVIGKYHPHGDSAVYETMVRMAQDFNYRYMLVDGHGNFGSVDGDAAAAMRYTESRMSKISMELLRDINKDTIDYQDNYDGEEKEPVVLPARFPNLLVNGTTGIAVGMATNIPPHQLGEVIDGVLAISQDPEITTQELMEIIPGPDFPTGGMILGRSGIRKAYETGRGSITIRAKVEIEQKSNGKEVIIVNELPYQVNKARLIEKIAELARDKKIEGITDLRDESDRRGMRIVIEVRKDANANVLLNNLYKQTALQTSFGINTLALVGGQPKVLSLKQCLVHYLDHQRVVIRRRIEFELRKAEARAHILDGLRIALDNLDAVINLIRSSQTTDIAREGLMTTFNLSEKQAQAILDMRLQRLTGLEREKIEEEYQNLVKLIAELKAILADEEKILEIIREELTEIKERFNDKRRTEIVTGGLENIEDEDLIPRENIVISLTHNGYIKRLPVSTYRAQRRGGRGIQGMGTNEDDFVEHLITTSTHDTILFFTNKGKVYRSKGYEIPEYSRTAKGIPIINLLGIEKGEWVNAIIPIEEFVDDWFLFFTTKEGVSKRSPLTSFANIRNNGLIALSLREGDELISVRLTDGTKHMIIGTKKGMLIHFPETDVRSMGRTATGVKGITLDSDDEVVGMEVLEESNDVLIVTKKGYGKRTPASEYRIQGRGGKGIKTCQVTEKNGPLVSMRAVTGDEDLMLITTGGVLIRMDVAGISKMGRSTQGVKLISMKESDNEFVATVAKVEKEEESQEDDSNDVEGNLVEENQDVNPSESEE, from the coding sequence ATGGCTGAAACACCAAGTTCTCAAATAAAAGAGATTAATATAAGTCAGGAGATGAAATCTTCCTTTCTTGACTATGCGATGAGTGTTATTGTTTCTCGTGCCCTTCCGGATGTCCGTGATGGGTTAAAACCGGTTCATCGCCGTATTCTTTATGCTATGCATGATTTAGGAATGCATTCGGACAAACCATATAAAAAATCTGCTCGTATTGTTGGGGATGTAATCGGTAAGTATCACCCACATGGTGATTCTGCTGTTTATGAAACGATGGTACGTATGGCACAGGATTTCAACTATCGTTATATGCTCGTTGATGGGCATGGTAACTTTGGTTCTGTGGATGGTGACGCTGCAGCAGCTATGCGTTACACAGAATCAAGAATGTCTAAGATATCAATGGAATTATTAAGAGATATAAACAAAGATACTATTGATTATCAAGATAACTATGATGGTGAAGAAAAAGAACCGGTTGTTTTACCAGCTAGGTTTCCAAACCTATTAGTTAATGGAACAACTGGTATTGCGGTAGGTATGGCTACAAATATACCACCACATCAGCTTGGGGAAGTTATCGATGGAGTGTTAGCAATCAGTCAAGACCCTGAAATAACTACTCAGGAGTTAATGGAAATTATCCCTGGTCCTGATTTCCCAACAGGCGGAATGATTCTTGGCAGAAGCGGTATTCGTAAGGCTTACGAAACTGGCAGAGGCTCCATAACAATCCGAGCTAAAGTAGAAATTGAACAAAAGTCTAACGGTAAGGAAGTTATCATTGTAAATGAGCTGCCATATCAGGTGAATAAGGCGAGGTTAATCGAGAAAATTGCCGAATTAGCTCGTGATAAAAAAATTGAAGGCATCACCGATCTGCGAGATGAATCTGACCGTAGAGGAATGCGGATCGTCATTGAAGTACGGAAAGATGCCAATGCAAATGTCCTTTTAAATAATTTATATAAACAAACGGCACTTCAAACCAGCTTCGGAATTAACACGCTAGCACTTGTTGGTGGACAACCGAAGGTACTGAGCCTAAAGCAATGTCTGGTTCACTACCTGGATCATCAAAGAGTAGTCATTCGAAGAAGAATTGAATTTGAATTACGAAAAGCAGAAGCACGTGCCCATATTTTAGATGGCTTAAGAATTGCTTTAGACAATCTTGATGCAGTTATAAATTTAATTCGAAGTTCACAAACAACGGATATTGCACGTGAAGGTTTAATGACAACCTTTAATCTTTCTGAAAAGCAGGCACAAGCGATCCTTGATATGCGTCTACAACGTTTAACGGGATTAGAAAGAGAAAAGATTGAAGAAGAGTACCAAAACTTAGTAAAGCTAATTGCAGAATTAAAAGCAATTTTAGCGGATGAAGAAAAGATTCTTGAAATTATCCGTGAGGAATTAACTGAAATTAAAGAGCGCTTCAATGATAAGCGCCGTACCGAGATTGTAACAGGGGGACTTGAGAATATTGAGGATGAAGACTTAATCCCTCGTGAAAATATTGTCATTTCATTAACCCATAATGGTTATATCAAACGTCTACCTGTATCTACATATCGTGCCCAACGACGTGGTGGTCGTGGTATACAAGGCATGGGAACAAATGAAGATGATTTCGTTGAACATTTAATCACCACATCAACGCATGATACAATTCTTTTCTTTACCAACAAAGGGAAGGTATATCGATCAAAAGGGTACGAAATACCTGAATATAGCCGAACAGCTAAAGGAATTCCAATCATTAACTTGCTTGGAATCGAAAAAGGTGAATGGGTAAATGCGATTATTCCTATCGAGGAATTTGTCGATGATTGGTTCCTTTTCTTTACAACAAAAGAAGGGGTATCTAAACGATCCCCATTAACATCATTTGCTAATATCCGAAATAACGGACTCATTGCTTTGAGTTTACGTGAAGGCGATGAGCTAATATCTGTTCGGCTAACTGATGGCACCAAGCATATGATCATAGGAACGAAAAAGGGTATGTTAATTCACTTCCCTGAAACGGATGTTAGGTCGATGGGACGTACCGCAACAGGAGTAAAAGGGATTACTCTAGATTCTGATGATGAAGTTGTCGGAATGGAAGTTTTAGAAGAGAGTAATGATGTTCTTATTGTAACCAAGAAGGGTTATGGTAAACGTACACCTGCATCGGAATATCGTATCCAGGGAAGAGGCGGTAAAGGGATAAAAACCTGCCAGGTGACTGAGAAAAATGGTCCACTTGTCTCCATGAGAGCAGTGACAGGTGATGAAGATCTTATGCTTATCACAACTGGCGGTGTACTGATTCGAATGGATGTAGCTGGTATTTCTAAAATGGGTCGAAGCACGCAAGGTGTCAAACTTATTAGTATGAAAGAGAGCGATAACGAATTCGTTGCAACAGTAGCGAAGGTTGAGAAAGAAGAAGAATCACAAGAGGATGACAGTAATGATGTTGAAGGAAACTTGGTGGAAGAAAACCAAGATGTGAATCCTTCTGAGAGTGAAGAATAA